From a single Okeanomitos corallinicola TIOX110 genomic region:
- a CDS encoding PQQ-dependent sugar dehydrogenase, whose translation MKLIRTLLARKLLFGIVVVGISACNLPTTESANTNNQQTAQQVSQQTATNNQACTLVENGFGSQGQVKLRVEEVVTGLEVPWGIAFLPNQDMLVTERPGRVRLVRNGKLIPQPVATINVTESGEDGLLGIATHPNFAKNRFFYIYYTADKNGSQVNRVERWRLSQNGLTASPDKIIVDNIPVAQFHNGGRIRFGPDGMLYIGTGDAREPQISQDVNSLAGKILRVTPDGQVPPDNPFANNPVYITGIRNTQGFDWLDKSTLWVTDHGPSGDLGRRGHDELSLAKAGDNLGWPTIYRCESQKGMVTPSIVWREALPPGGAAIYTGNSLPEWKGSLIIATLRSQHLQRVVFNPQSPQKIERHEVYLQGQYGRLREAIMGTDGELYVTTSNCDGRGNCPPQRDKILRITR comes from the coding sequence ATGAAACTGATCAGAACTCTTCTTGCCAGAAAATTACTTTTTGGCATAGTTGTAGTAGGAATTTCAGCTTGCAACTTACCAACAACTGAGTCCGCAAACACTAATAATCAACAAACAGCCCAACAAGTTAGCCAACAAACAGCTACTAACAATCAAGCCTGTACCTTAGTAGAAAATGGCTTCGGTTCACAAGGACAGGTAAAACTGCGGGTAGAAGAAGTCGTAACAGGTCTAGAAGTTCCCTGGGGAATAGCTTTTCTGCCCAATCAAGATATGTTAGTTACCGAACGACCGGGACGAGTTCGCCTGGTACGGAATGGTAAACTGATTCCCCAACCAGTAGCTACTATTAATGTTACAGAAAGCGGTGAAGATGGTTTACTCGGTATTGCCACCCATCCCAACTTTGCCAAAAACCGATTTTTTTACATTTACTACACCGCTGATAAAAATGGATCACAGGTTAATCGTGTAGAAAGATGGCGACTATCTCAGAACGGACTTACTGCTTCCCCGGATAAAATAATTGTTGATAATATTCCCGTAGCACAATTTCATAACGGTGGTCGTATTCGCTTTGGACCTGATGGAATGCTTTACATTGGCACTGGTGATGCTAGAGAACCGCAAATTTCCCAGGATGTTAATAGCCTTGCTGGTAAAATTTTGCGTGTTACACCTGACGGACAAGTACCACCAGATAATCCGTTTGCTAACAATCCTGTTTATATCACTGGGATTCGCAACACTCAAGGGTTTGATTGGCTGGATAAATCAACACTATGGGTAACAGACCACGGACCTAGTGGGGATTTGGGAAGAAGGGGTCACGATGAACTCAGTTTAGCAAAAGCAGGAGATAACCTGGGCTGGCCTACTATCTACCGTTGTGAATCACAGAAAGGAATGGTTACTCCGTCCATTGTTTGGCGTGAAGCTTTACCTCCTGGTGGTGCAGCAATTTATACAGGCAATTCTCTTCCTGAATGGAAAGGGAGTTTAATAATTGCCACTCTTCGTTCTCAACACTTGCAGCGCGTTGTTTTCAACCCCCAATCTCCCCAAAAAATTGAGCGTCATGAGGTATATTTGCAAGGGCAATATGGTAGGCTGCGAGAAGCAATTATGGGGACAGATGGTGAATTATATGTCACCACCAGTAATTGTGATGGCAGGGGAAATTGTCCTCCACAGAGGGATAAAATTCTGCGTATTACTCGTTAA
- a CDS encoding DUF3598 family protein codes for MPVLARHEGEWQGNYTLVDVNGKIIDQHQSHLSCQFPENGEFSYYQINRYTWENGKTEEHQFPGTYRDKTLWFDTERIQGKAWEIDNSTVILWFGYKQLPGAYLYEMIQISPDNKNRARTWHWFKNEQIYQRTLIKEERLK; via the coding sequence ATGCCAGTTTTAGCCCGTCATGAAGGTGAGTGGCAGGGAAATTACACCCTAGTTGATGTTAATGGTAAAATTATAGATCAACATCAATCACATTTAAGTTGTCAATTTCCTGAAAACGGGGAATTTTCATACTATCAAATCAATCGTTACACCTGGGAAAATGGTAAAACAGAAGAACATCAATTCCCAGGAACATATCGAGATAAAACCCTGTGGTTTGATACCGAACGTATTCAAGGTAAAGCCTGGGAAATTGATAATTCAACTGTGATTTTATGGTTTGGTTACAAACAGTTACCAGGAGCGTATCTATACGAGATGATTCAAATTAGCCCGGATAATAAAAATCGCGCTCGTACCTGGCATTGGTTTAAAAACGAGCAAATCTATCAACGTACTTTAATTAAAGAAGAAAGGTTAAAGTAA
- a CDS encoding aldehyde dehydrogenase family protein: MTKPIEIRNPRTGKLDYVIIPPPPKLLSQQCHRMRRGQIAWEEIGIQIRIEALQQWKQAILAERQNITDALVNDTGRLSVSILEIDTFLNSIDRWCNLAPQLLQTTAKNTSIPFIALRQTAVPYTLVGVISPWNFPLLLSTIDTIPALLAGCAVIVKPSEITPRFVAPLMTATNTVPLLRDVLNFVEGAGQTGAALIEDVDLICFTGSVETGRFVGEAAARNFIPSFLELGGKDPAIVLESADLDLATSAILWGSVVNTGQSCLSIERIYVAEAIFEEFYHQLVTKAHRLQLAYPTVESGEIGPIISENQAAIINEHLQDAISKGAVIHSGGKIEELGGGWWCRPTVITEVNHSMKIMTEETFGPIMPIMPFSTIEEAINLANDSIYGLSAAIFADPPELALEIGMQIDVGAISINDAGLTFMMQEGEKNAFKFSGLGGSRMGAASLKRFLRKKAFLIKTNTNKDPWWFHDEE; the protein is encoded by the coding sequence ATGACAAAACCAATAGAAATTCGTAACCCCCGCACAGGTAAACTTGATTATGTAATTATTCCCCCACCGCCGAAATTACTTTCTCAGCAATGTCATAGAATGCGAAGGGGACAAATTGCTTGGGAAGAAATCGGGATTCAAATTAGAATAGAAGCACTACAACAGTGGAAACAAGCTATATTAGCAGAACGTCAAAATATAACCGACGCATTAGTAAATGACACAGGCAGATTATCAGTATCAATTTTAGAAATAGATACTTTTTTAAACAGCATTGATAGATGGTGTAATTTAGCTCCCCAGCTATTACAAACAACTGCAAAAAATACATCCATACCTTTTATTGCTTTACGACAAACTGCCGTTCCCTATACTTTAGTAGGTGTAATTAGTCCTTGGAATTTCCCACTTTTATTATCTACCATTGATACAATTCCTGCTTTATTAGCTGGTTGTGCAGTCATAGTCAAACCTAGTGAAATTACACCCCGTTTCGTTGCACCTTTAATGACTGCTACAAATACAGTTCCATTATTAAGAGATGTTTTAAACTTTGTCGAAGGTGCAGGACAAACAGGAGCAGCTTTAATAGAAGATGTAGATTTAATTTGTTTTACAGGTAGTGTAGAAACGGGAAGATTTGTCGGAGAAGCCGCAGCTAGAAACTTTATTCCCTCTTTCTTAGAATTAGGAGGAAAAGACCCAGCTATAGTTTTAGAATCAGCAGATTTAGATTTAGCAACCTCAGCAATTTTATGGGGTTCAGTTGTCAACACAGGTCAGTCATGTCTATCAATTGAAAGAATATATGTAGCTGAAGCTATTTTTGAAGAATTCTATCATCAATTAGTTACAAAAGCCCATCGTTTACAATTAGCTTATCCCACAGTTGAAAGCGGAGAAATAGGCCCAATAATTTCTGAAAATCAAGCCGCAATTATTAACGAACATCTCCAAGATGCAATTTCTAAAGGTGCAGTCATTCATTCTGGTGGTAAAATTGAAGAATTAGGTGGTGGTTGGTGGTGTCGTCCTACAGTTATCACTGAAGTTAACCATTCTATGAAAATCATGACCGAAGAAACCTTTGGTCCAATTATGCCAATTATGCCTTTTTCCACCATTGAAGAAGCTATCAATTTAGCTAATGATTCTATTTATGGATTAAGTGCTGCTATTTTTGCTGACCCACCAGAATTAGCATTAGAAATAGGAATGCAAATAGATGTAGGTGCTATTAGTATTAATGATGCAGGATTAACATTTATGATGCAGGAAGGAGAGAAAAACGCCTTTAAATTTTCTGGTTTAGGAGGTTCACGCATGGGTGCAGCAAGTTTGAAACGTTTCCTCAGAAAAAAAGCATTTTTGATTAAAACCAACACTAACAAAGACCCTTGGTGGTTTCATGATGAAGAGTAA
- the hisS gene encoding histidine--tRNA ligase, translating into MAKSDKINYSTPSGFPEFLPSEKRLEVHLLDIIRRVFESYGFTPIETPAVERLEVLQAKGNQGDNIIYGIDPILPPNRQAEKDKSGESGSEARALKFDQTVPFAAYIARHLNELTFPFARYQMDMVFRGERAKDGRFRQFRQCDIDVVGRGKLSLLYDAQMPAIITEIFDAINIGDFVIRINNRKILTGFFQSVGVAENQIKACIGIIDNLEKIGEAKVKLELEKEGISSEQTEKIIEFIKIDGGVDDILDKLKHLASNLPSAEEFNLGVSELETVINGVRDLGVADKHFCIDLSIARGLNYYTGTVYETTLIGHEALGSICSGGRYEELVGMFLGEKMPGVGISIGLTRLISRLLKAGVLNTLSATPAQVMVVNMQEDLMPVYLKVSQQLRQAGINVITNFDKKQVGKQFQLADKQGIRFCIIIGADEAAAEKSSLKDLQTGEQIEVALIDLPTIVKSKF; encoded by the coding sequence ATGGCAAAAAGCGATAAGATTAATTATTCTACACCCAGCGGTTTTCCCGAATTTCTCCCCAGCGAAAAGCGTTTAGAAGTACATTTATTAGATATAATCCGCCGCGTATTTGAAAGTTATGGTTTTACACCTATTGAAACCCCAGCAGTAGAAAGATTAGAAGTGCTGCAAGCGAAAGGAAACCAAGGGGATAATATTATTTATGGAATTGATCCAATTTTACCACCAAATCGCCAAGCAGAAAAAGATAAATCTGGTGAAAGTGGTTCAGAAGCAAGAGCTTTAAAATTTGATCAAACTGTTCCCTTTGCGGCTTATATTGCTCGTCATCTGAATGAATTAACCTTTCCCTTTGCTCGTTATCAAATGGATATGGTATTTCGGGGAGAAAGGGCAAAAGATGGACGTTTCCGGCAGTTTCGCCAATGTGATATTGATGTCGTCGGTCGTGGTAAACTGAGTTTATTATATGATGCCCAAATGCCGGCAATTATCACCGAAATTTTTGATGCTATTAATATCGGTGATTTTGTGATTAGAATTAATAACCGCAAAATTCTCACAGGTTTCTTTCAGTCGGTGGGAGTTGCTGAAAACCAAATTAAAGCTTGTATTGGCATTATTGATAACTTGGAAAAAATTGGTGAAGCAAAAGTTAAATTAGAATTAGAGAAAGAAGGTATTTCTTCAGAACAAACTGAGAAAATAATAGAGTTTATTAAAATAGATGGTGGTGTTGATGATATTTTAGATAAACTCAAACATTTAGCTAGTAATTTACCATCAGCAGAAGAATTTAATTTAGGAGTTAGTGAGTTAGAAACTGTAATTAATGGTGTCCGAGATTTAGGAGTAGCTGATAAACATTTCTGTATTGATTTATCAATTGCCCGTGGTTTAAACTACTATACAGGCACAGTTTATGAAACTACCTTAATTGGCCATGAAGCATTAGGTAGTATTTGTTCTGGGGGTAGATATGAGGAATTAGTGGGAATGTTTTTAGGGGAAAAAATGCCCGGTGTGGGTATTTCCATCGGGTTAACTCGGTTAATTAGTCGCTTATTAAAAGCCGGAGTTTTAAATACTTTATCTGCTACACCTGCACAGGTAATGGTAGTAAATATGCAGGAAGATTTAATGCCTGTTTATTTAAAAGTTTCTCAACAATTAAGACAAGCAGGAATTAATGTAATTACTAACTTTGATAAAAAACAAGTTGGTAAACAATTTCAGCTTGCAGATAAACAGGGAATTAGATTTTGTATTATCATTGGTGCAGATGAAGCAGCTGCTGAAAAATCATCTTTAAAAGATTTACAAACTGGGGAACAAATAGAGGTAGCTTTAATAGATTTACCTACAATTGTAAAAAGTAAGTTCTAG
- a CDS encoding AAA family ATPase — MNWTFPYCPDANNWTINWQALETEFDWLKSLAECPQDPRYHGEGDVLIHTKLVCEALVALPEWRTLPAKERSVLFAATLLHDVAKPAATQIESDGAISSKGHVLQGAKMAQQILWDLQVPFREREAVVALVKYGSLPLWFWDKPNPEKAVIKTSQIIRCDLLSLLAEADVQGRYCDDQAQLLERIAFFREFCQENQCFHQPRIFPSDHSRFVYFQKENGHPDYAAYDDTCLQVVMMSGLPGAGKDTWIQENLSDWPVISLDELRNTLKIAPDEDQGAVINAAKALAKDYLRTGQSFVWNATNISRQLRSSLIRQFVNYQAKIRIVYLETSWEELLQRNRDRAAKLPEKVLYKLRNRLEVPDITEAQTVDWIVH; from the coding sequence ATGAATTGGACTTTTCCTTATTGTCCAGATGCAAATAATTGGACAATAAATTGGCAAGCATTAGAAACAGAATTTGACTGGTTGAAATCGCTGGCTGAATGTCCCCAAGACCCCCGTTATCATGGAGAAGGTGATGTACTGATTCATACAAAATTAGTCTGTGAAGCATTAGTAGCATTACCAGAATGGCGAACATTACCAGCTAAGGAACGCTCAGTGTTATTTGCGGCGACTTTGCTGCATGATGTGGCTAAACCTGCTGCCACGCAAATAGAAAGCGATGGTGCTATTTCCTCTAAAGGTCATGTCCTCCAAGGTGCAAAGATGGCACAGCAAATTCTTTGGGATTTGCAAGTTCCATTTCGGGAACGAGAGGCGGTGGTGGCTTTGGTAAAATACGGTAGTTTACCTCTGTGGTTTTGGGACAAACCCAACCCGGAAAAGGCAGTAATTAAAACCAGTCAAATCATCCGTTGTGATTTGTTGAGTTTATTAGCCGAAGCTGATGTCCAGGGGCGATATTGTGATGACCAAGCCCAATTATTGGAACGAATTGCATTTTTTCGGGAATTTTGCCAAGAAAATCAATGTTTTCACCAGCCGCGTATTTTCCCCTCAGACCATAGTCGGTTTGTTTATTTTCAGAAGGAAAATGGCCACCCAGACTATGCAGCTTATGATGATACCTGCTTGCAAGTGGTGATGATGTCGGGATTACCGGGTGCAGGGAAAGATACTTGGATTCAAGAAAATCTCTCTGACTGGCCTGTCATTTCTTTAGATGAACTGAGAAACACTCTGAAGATTGCACCTGATGAAGACCAAGGTGCGGTGATCAATGCGGCGAAGGCTTTAGCTAAAGATTATCTGCGAACTGGACAATCTTTTGTTTGGAATGCTACTAATATTAGTCGTCAATTGCGGAGTTCATTGATACGTCAGTTTGTTAATTATCAAGCCAAAATTCGCATTGTTTATTTAGAAACATCTTGGGAGGAGTTGCTGCAAAGAAACCGCGATCGCGCTGCTAAATTACCAGAGAAGGTACTTTATAAATTGAGGAATCGGTTAGAAGTACCGGATATTACTGAAGCACAAACTGTAGATTGGATAGTGCATTGA
- a CDS encoding RNA ligase family protein, producing the protein MSQIYKYPRTPHIQGSRSQPGDEDLDNAPFANIQTQHLVIEEKVDGANAAISFTSDGQLRLQSRGHYLTGGGREKHFNLFKQWAHTHASAFWEVLGSRFILFGEWLYAKHTVFYDALPHYFLEYDLLDLETQVFLSTKRRQQLLAGLPLVSVPVLFTGKLQSYQQMLGLLGKSHYQTPAYLENFAQACQQQGLNVELALKQTDQSGFMEGLYIKVEPGDTVTARYKYVRSSFLTTILQSESHWLNRPIIPNLLHQNVDLFS; encoded by the coding sequence ATGTCACAAATTTATAAATATCCGCGTACACCTCATATTCAGGGTTCGCGATCGCAACCTGGGGATGAAGACCTGGATAATGCCCCTTTTGCAAATATCCAAACACAGCATCTAGTCATTGAAGAAAAAGTTGATGGTGCAAATGCAGCTATCAGTTTTACATCTGATGGACAACTGCGACTGCAAAGTCGGGGGCATTATTTAACAGGTGGAGGCAGAGAAAAGCATTTTAATCTGTTTAAACAATGGGCGCATACCCACGCTAGTGCATTTTGGGAAGTTTTAGGTAGTCGTTTTATTCTGTTTGGGGAATGGTTATATGCCAAGCACACAGTTTTTTACGATGCTTTACCCCACTACTTTTTAGAATACGACCTCTTGGACTTAGAAACCCAAGTATTTCTTAGCACGAAACGCCGTCAGCAGCTATTAGCAGGATTACCACTGGTTTCTGTTCCTGTGTTGTTTACAGGCAAACTGCAATCTTATCAGCAAATGTTGGGGTTATTGGGTAAATCTCATTATCAAACCCCGGCATATTTAGAAAATTTTGCCCAAGCTTGTCAACAACAAGGATTAAATGTAGAACTTGCCCTCAAACAAACTGATCAAAGTGGTTTTATGGAAGGTTTGTACATCAAAGTTGAACCAGGGGATACGGTGACAGCACGTTATAAATATGTGCGTTCTAGCTTTTTGACTACGATTTTACAATCTGAAAGTCATTGGCTTAACCGTCCTATTATCCCTAATTTGTTGCATCAAAATGTGGATTTATTTAGTTAG
- a CDS encoding Uma2 family endonuclease, translating into MTYSPPKLLTFEQFLVEYGDNPRYELIDGELRDMEPTGPHEEVAGNIAGRIYTEILLGNFNWLIPKTCLIKPPAAQATALRPDIIVLDKATLSQEPLWQKEPIICNGNTIKLVAEVVSQCVARVLRVEATDEPVRVSSNWQDDYARKVEEYAFLEIPEYWIVDFRGLGGLQFIGSPKQPTFTVCQLVNGVYQQQKYHLGDTIVSGLFPNLQLKLDDVMPC; encoded by the coding sequence ATGACTTATAGTCCTCCCAAACTCCTTACTTTCGAGCAATTTTTAGTTGAGTATGGAGACAACCCTCGTTACGAACTCATTGACGGAGAATTACGTGACATGGAACCCACTGGACCCCATGAAGAAGTTGCTGGAAATATTGCTGGTAGAATCTATACAGAAATTCTTCTTGGTAATTTCAATTGGTTAATTCCCAAAACTTGTTTAATTAAGCCACCTGCTGCTCAAGCAACAGCACTTCGACCAGATATTATTGTTTTAGATAAAGCAACACTTAGCCAAGAACCACTATGGCAAAAAGAACCTATTATTTGTAATGGTAATACTATTAAGTTAGTTGCTGAAGTAGTGAGTCAGTGCGTTGCGCGGGTTCTCCGCGTTGAAGCAACTGACGAACCCGTAAGGGTGAGTAGTAATTGGCAAGATGATTATGCTAGAAAAGTAGAAGAATATGCTTTTCTGGAAATACCAGAATATTGGATTGTTGATTTTCGTGGTTTAGGTGGACTGCAATTTATTGGTAGTCCTAAACAACCTACTTTTACAGTCTGTCAATTAGTGAATGGCGTATATCAACAGCAAAAATATCATTTAGGAGATACAATTGTTTCTGGACTATTTCCCAATTTGCAACTTAAACTTGATGATGTTATGCCATGTTAG
- a CDS encoding WD40 repeat domain-containing protein, producing MIAKPKFWQILTAATLISSTFISIVTLNYAIADNKPSTTQVSKAILTLSGHTAPLRTIVISPDGQTLASGGDDKTIKLWHLQTGQLLRTLTGHTENLTSLVFSPDGKTLVSSSYDKTIKLWNVQTGKLIRNLSGHSAPITSIAISPNGQILASSSHDKTIKLWNLSNGKLVHSFKVLATAVVISPDGQTLISGHEDGIIKLWNLYSRKLITNLVPPKPKNPTYDFQRASSVTSLAISADGKTLINGGYDDSHMSIQETDGKNIKVWNLKTGKVIHNLSTGIGSVDAVLITPDGKSFISGGLGSQISIFNLETGKLIRTLEGHAGGIYGLAVSQDGKTLISGSGDKSIKVWRL from the coding sequence ATGATAGCAAAACCTAAATTTTGGCAAATTCTCACAGCAGCAACATTGATATCATCAACATTTATCAGCATTGTTACTCTAAATTATGCTATAGCTGATAATAAACCTAGCACTACTCAAGTTAGTAAAGCTATTCTTACCCTATCTGGACACACAGCACCTCTCCGCACCATTGTTATTAGTCCAGATGGTCAAACTTTAGCTAGTGGTGGTGATGACAAAACTATTAAACTTTGGCATCTTCAAACCGGTCAATTACTCCGCACCCTCACAGGACATACAGAAAATTTAACTTCTCTAGTGTTTAGTCCAGATGGTAAAACTTTAGTTAGTAGCAGTTATGACAAAACTATTAAACTTTGGAATGTACAAACCGGAAAATTAATCCGTAATCTGAGTGGACATTCCGCACCAATAACATCTATAGCTATTAGTCCAAATGGTCAAATTTTAGCTAGTAGTAGTCATGATAAAACTATTAAACTTTGGAATTTGAGTAATGGGAAATTAGTTCATAGTTTTAAAGTTTTAGCAACTGCTGTAGTCATTAGTCCAGATGGTCAAACTTTAATTAGTGGTCATGAAGATGGAATTATTAAACTCTGGAATCTTTACAGCAGAAAATTAATTACTAATTTAGTACCACCAAAACCAAAAAATCCAACCTATGATTTTCAACGCGCTTCTAGTGTGACATCTCTAGCTATTAGTGCTGATGGAAAAACTTTAATTAATGGTGGTTATGACGATTCTCATATGTCAATTCAAGAAACGGATGGTAAAAATATTAAAGTTTGGAATCTGAAAACCGGTAAGGTTATTCATAATTTATCTACTGGAATTGGTAGCGTTGATGCTGTATTAATTACTCCCGATGGTAAAAGTTTTATTTCTGGTGGTTTAGGTAGTCAAATTAGTATTTTTAATTTAGAAACTGGTAAATTAATCCGCACTCTTGAAGGTCATGCAGGGGGTATTTATGGGTTAGCAGTAAGTCAAGATGGCAAAACTTTAATTAGTGGTAGTGGTGATAAGTCAATTAAGGTTTGGCGATTATAG
- a CDS encoding TIGR02452 family protein — translation MRRVAIAQNTLEILDVGGYIYPNGNQVDIARELKYCFDSTKCYSPDNLAEIESRVLNSIPRFSETGFEVRNETTLMGAERIAKTGQFQQIGVLNFASAKNPGGGFLRGSQAQEESLARSSALYKSQLECRQYYEFHRHESSLLYSDWMIYSPNCPVFKTDDGELLEKPYLVDFITSPAPNAGMIQKNQPQLSEKIVSTLINRTSKVLSLAVEGGCDALILGAWGCGVFKNDPEVVAQIFADFLLQGGQFWGRFKSVIFSVLDNSKQQETFTEFYQRFSG, via the coding sequence ATGAGACGAGTTGCTATAGCCCAAAATACCCTAGAAATTCTTGATGTCGGTGGCTATATCTATCCTAATGGCAATCAAGTTGATATCGCTCGCGAATTAAAATATTGTTTTGATTCGACAAAATGCTATAGTCCTGACAATTTAGCTGAGATTGAATCCAGGGTACTCAATAGCATTCCTCGTTTCTCAGAGACTGGGTTTGAAGTCAGGAATGAGACAACCCTGATGGGAGCAGAACGCATAGCAAAAACTGGGCAATTTCAACAAATTGGTGTTCTAAATTTTGCTTCCGCGAAAAACCCAGGGGGTGGATTTCTAAGAGGATCACAAGCCCAAGAAGAGAGTTTAGCAAGAAGTTCAGCACTCTACAAAAGCCAGTTGGAATGCCGTCAATATTATGAATTTCATCGTCATGAGAGTTCACTTTTGTACTCAGATTGGATGATTTATTCTCCGAATTGCCCAGTTTTTAAAACCGATGATGGAGAGTTGCTAGAAAAACCATATCTTGTAGATTTCATTACCAGTCCAGCACCAAATGCGGGAATGATTCAAAAAAATCAACCACAGTTAAGTGAAAAAATAGTTTCCACTCTTATTAATCGTACATCAAAAGTTTTGAGTTTGGCAGTCGAGGGCGGTTGTGATGCCTTAATATTAGGTGCTTGGGGATGTGGAGTCTTTAAAAATGACCCAGAGGTAGTTGCCCAAATCTTTGCAGATTTTTTATTACAGGGTGGTCAATTTTGGGGCAGATTTAAAAGTGTAATTTTTTCGGTTCTTGACAACAGCAAACAACAAGAGACTTTTACAGAGTTTTACCAGCGATTTTCTGGTTAA
- a CDS encoding WD40 repeat domain-containing protein produces MKLTRAGHSGWVNNVAISPDGKTLVAGNWDGTIKIWNLATGELKFTLTGHSGWVNNVAISPDGKTLVTGSEDRTIKIWNLATGKLKFTLTGHSDWVNDMAISPDGQILVSGSRDHSIKIWNLATGELKSTLTGDSGGVFSLAISPDGKSLFSRGVDDTIKIWHLATGELKSILTGHSYRIDNLVISSDGKTLVSGSGDGDIKIWRLE; encoded by the coding sequence TTGAAATTAACCCGCGCGGGTCATTCTGGCTGGGTTAATAATGTAGCTATCAGCCCTGATGGCAAAACTTTGGTCGCTGGGAATTGGGACGGAACTATCAAAATTTGGAACTTAGCTACAGGAGAATTAAAATTTACCCTCACTGGTCATTCTGGCTGGGTTAATAATGTAGCTATCAGCCCTGATGGCAAAACTTTGGTTACTGGGAGTGAAGATAGAACTATCAAAATTTGGAACTTGGCCACTGGAAAATTAAAATTTACCCTCACTGGTCATTCTGACTGGGTTAATGATATGGCTATTAGCCCTGATGGTCAGATTTTGGTCAGTGGAAGTCGTGACCACAGTATCAAAATCTGGAACTTAGCCACAGGAGAATTAAAATCTACCCTTACTGGTGATTCTGGTGGTGTTTTTTCCCTAGCTATAAGCCCCGATGGTAAGAGCTTGTTTAGTCGCGGTGTTGATGACACTATCAAAATTTGGCATTTGGCTACAGGAGAATTAAAATCTATCCTCACTGGTCATTCTTACAGGATTGATAACCTAGTCATTAGTTCCGATGGTAAAACCTTGGTCAGTGGGAGTGGTGACGGGGATATTAAAATTTGGCGGTTAGAGTAG
- a CDS encoding nuclear transport factor 2 family protein yields MMNTSENTLKVGKQAFNYFTKGLETGNWQDFLDMLTDDFNFWFPMGKFHGLNTGKTRAKEFFTYVSEAFNPGLKLTSLDNITSNEKTIIFEFRDEGNLFGEPYKNRVAVAFDVRGDKICSYREYFGSDGKSY; encoded by the coding sequence ATCATGAACACATCAGAAAATACATTAAAAGTAGGTAAACAAGCTTTTAATTATTTTACTAAAGGCTTAGAAACTGGTAACTGGCAAGATTTTTTAGATATGCTTACCGATGATTTTAATTTTTGGTTTCCCATGGGAAAATTTCATGGTTTAAACACAGGAAAAACACGTGCAAAAGAATTTTTCACATATGTTTCTGAAGCATTTAACCCAGGATTAAAACTTACCTCCTTAGACAATATTACCAGCAACGAAAAAACCATCATCTTTGAATTTCGAGATGAAGGTAACTTATTTGGAGAACCTTATAAAAATCGTGTTGCAGTTGCTTTTGACGTGCGTGGGGATAAAATTTGCAGCTATAGAGAATATTTTGGTAGCGATGGAAAATCCTATTAA